A single genomic interval of Polaribacter vadi harbors:
- a CDS encoding GYDIA family GHMP kinase, giving the protein MNYYSNGKLLLTGEYLVLDGAKSLAIPTKFGQDLSVEKIKEPQIIWGSFTNTGECWFEAVFDLKKLRLVNCSFNADKEGSSEIIAETLLEILKEAKRLNPDFLNTENGFVVKTTLTFPRDWGLGSSSTLINSIASWAKVDAFQLLWNSFKGSGYDIACAQNDSPIFYQIENTKPIIEQVKFDPTFKENLFFVHLNQKQDSKEGIAKFRESGNDFRKEIKRISEISDDFLKATSIEKFNKLIVEHEQIISNIIKLKPVKEKLFSDFFGEIKSLGAWGGDFVLATGNKETPNYFKNKGFKTVISYSEMIL; this is encoded by the coding sequence ATGAATTATTATTCAAACGGAAAATTATTATTAACAGGAGAATATCTTGTTTTAGATGGCGCAAAATCATTGGCAATTCCAACAAAATTTGGGCAAGATTTAAGTGTAGAGAAAATTAAAGAACCTCAAATTATTTGGGGAAGTTTCACAAATACTGGCGAATGTTGGTTTGAAGCTGTTTTTGATCTCAAAAAATTACGTTTGGTAAATTGCTCTTTTAATGCTGATAAAGAAGGAAGCTCAGAAATTATTGCAGAAACTTTATTAGAAATTTTAAAAGAAGCTAAAAGATTAAATCCCGATTTTTTAAATACAGAAAATGGTTTTGTTGTAAAAACAACGTTAACATTTCCTAGAGATTGGGGATTAGGGAGTTCATCAACTTTAATAAACTCGATTGCAAGTTGGGCAAAAGTAGATGCTTTTCAATTATTATGGAATTCCTTTAAAGGAAGTGGCTATGATATTGCTTGTGCTCAAAATGATTCGCCAATTTTTTATCAAATAGAAAATACAAAGCCAATTATAGAACAAGTAAAGTTCGATCCAACTTTTAAAGAAAACTTGTTTTTTGTGCATTTAAATCAGAAGCAAGATTCAAAAGAAGGTATTGCAAAATTCAGAGAAAGTGGAAACGATTTTAGAAAAGAAATCAAAAGAATTTCAGAAATTTCTGATGATTTTTTAAAAGCAACATCCATAGAAAAATTTAATAAATTAATTGTTGAGCATGAACAAATTATCAGCAATATTATTAAACTGAAACCAGTAAAAGAGAAATTATTTTCAGATTTTTTTGGAGAAATAAAGAGTTTGGGAGCTTGGGGAGGAGATTTTGTTTTAGCTACAGGAAATAAAGAAACGCCAAACTATTTTAAAAATAAAGGATTTAAAACAGTCATTTC
- a CDS encoding DUF1569 domain-containing protein: MNAQQMIEHLSAVTQIANGNWNINVFVSDEKTARRKPFLQTENELQTGFRASFIADEPIKLKFSSIEIAIDDLLYQLQSFLLVFKRDKNRTVVHPFFGELNFEEWKKFQVKHFTHHFKQFDLL; the protein is encoded by the coding sequence ATGAATGCACAACAAATGATTGAACATTTAAGTGCAGTAACTCAAATTGCTAATGGAAATTGGAATATAAATGTGTTTGTTTCTGATGAAAAAACGGCAAGAAGAAAACCATTTTTACAAACGGAAAATGAACTGCAAACTGGGTTTAGAGCTTCTTTTATTGCTGATGAACCAATTAAATTAAAATTTAGTTCTATTGAAATAGCCATTGATGATTTGTTATATCAATTACAGTCTTTTTTATTAGTTTTTAAACGAGATAAAAACAGAACAGTGGTGCATCCGTTTTTTGGAGAATTAAATTTCGAAGAATGGAAAAAGTTTCAAGTAAAACATTTTACACATCATTTTAAACAATTCGATTTGTTGTAA
- a CDS encoding S9 family peptidase, whose amino-acid sequence MKNTIILGTILLMIGCTKSTSNTSTKATSDKKEITLEEIWDGTFSPERMNALNSMNGDFYSLLNNDKDGITTVDKYSYATLEKVETIVSSADLNDLTSFSSYSFNNDETKIILGTDFKKIFRHSYSGTFYAYDVASKNLTLIGKDIQEPIFSPDNEKVAYAKDNNIFIKDFSKNALIQVTKDGKKNHIINGITDWVYEEEFAFVRAFEWSNNSQYLAFLRFDETDVPTFSMDLVGSENYPDQLVFKYPKAGEKNANVTLQMFTLSNRITKKIALGDYEYIPRIKWSNNDAILVATTLNRHQNELKLHKVNALRTSSTILLNETDKAYIDITDNLTFLVDNSFIWTSEKDGFNHIYHYDFNGNLINQITKGNWEVTNYYGFNDTKKTIYYQSVENGSINRGVYSIDLDGENKKLLSNKDGQNNAAFSTNLNFFINTYSTSEIPPIYSLYTAEGEMLKVIKDNAELKEDLTAYKMSPKEFSTININGNDLNMWMIKPLDFDENKQYPMFMFQYSGPGSQQVGNKWNAANDYWHNMLAQKGMIVVCVDGRGTGLKGAAFKKVTQKELGKFEVEDQIAAAKKLAERSYIDKNNIGIWGWSYGGFMSTNCLLKGNDIFSTAIAVAPVTSWRFYDSVYTERYMQTPQENASGYDDNSPINYADKLEGNYLLVHGTGDDNVHVQNSFRMTNALIDANKQFDQFIVPDRTHSISRGKNMRLNLYTKMTNFVEEHLINTTTK is encoded by the coding sequence ATGAAAAACACAATCATTTTAGGAACTATCTTACTTATGATAGGCTGTACAAAAAGCACCTCAAACACCTCTACAAAAGCAACATCTGACAAAAAAGAAATTACTCTCGAAGAAATTTGGGATGGCACATTTTCTCCAGAAAGAATGAATGCTTTAAACTCTATGAATGGCGATTTTTATTCGCTATTAAACAATGATAAAGACGGAATAACTACTGTTGATAAATATAGCTATGCAACTTTAGAGAAAGTTGAAACCATAGTAAGCAGTGCAGATTTAAACGATCTTACTTCTTTTTCTTCATATAGTTTTAATAATGATGAAACAAAAATCATTTTAGGAACTGATTTCAAAAAGATTTTTAGACATTCTTATAGTGGAACTTTTTATGCCTATGATGTTGCTTCTAAGAACTTAACTTTAATTGGTAAAGATATTCAGGAACCTATTTTTTCTCCTGATAACGAAAAAGTTGCCTATGCAAAAGACAACAATATTTTTATAAAGGATTTTAGTAAAAATGCACTTATTCAAGTTACTAAAGACGGAAAAAAGAACCATATTATAAACGGAATTACAGATTGGGTTTACGAAGAGGAATTTGCATTTGTAAGAGCTTTTGAATGGAGTAATAACAGCCAATATTTAGCTTTTTTACGTTTCGATGAAACTGATGTTCCTACTTTTTCTATGGATTTGGTTGGGTCTGAAAATTACCCAGATCAATTGGTTTTTAAATATCCAAAAGCTGGTGAGAAAAATGCAAACGTAACTCTACAAATGTTTACATTATCAAATAGAATTACCAAAAAAATAGCTTTAGGAGATTATGAATATATTCCAAGAATAAAATGGTCTAATAATGATGCTATTTTAGTTGCAACTACATTAAATCGTCATCAGAATGAATTAAAACTTCATAAAGTAAATGCGTTAAGAACCTCATCAACTATCTTATTGAACGAAACTGATAAGGCTTACATAGATATTACAGATAATCTTACTTTTTTAGTTGATAATAGCTTTATTTGGACTAGCGAAAAAGACGGTTTTAATCACATTTATCATTATGATTTTAATGGAAATTTAATCAACCAAATTACAAAAGGAAATTGGGAAGTAACCAATTATTATGGTTTTAACGACACTAAAAAAACTATTTATTATCAATCTGTAGAAAATGGCTCTATCAATAGAGGCGTGTATTCTATTGATTTAGATGGCGAAAATAAAAAATTGCTAAGCAATAAAGACGGACAAAATAATGCTGCTTTTAGCACGAATTTAAATTTCTTTATTAATACATATTCAACTTCAGAAATTCCACCAATTTATTCTCTATATACTGCTGAAGGCGAAATGTTAAAGGTGATTAAAGATAATGCTGAGCTAAAAGAGGATTTAACTGCTTATAAGATGAGTCCTAAAGAATTTTCTACTATCAATATAAATGGTAATGATTTAAATATGTGGATGATTAAACCTTTGGATTTTGATGAAAATAAGCAATATCCGATGTTTATGTTTCAATATTCTGGGCCAGGTTCTCAACAAGTTGGTAATAAATGGAATGCAGCCAACGATTATTGGCACAATATGTTAGCACAAAAAGGTATGATTGTTGTTTGTGTTGATGGACGAGGAACAGGATTAAAAGGAGCTGCTTTTAAGAAAGTAACTCAAAAAGAATTAGGTAAATTTGAAGTTGAAGACCAAATTGCTGCCGCTAAAAAATTAGCAGAACGTTCTTATATTGATAAAAATAATATCGGGATTTGGGGTTGGTCTTATGGAGGTTTTATGAGCACAAATTGTCTTTTAAAAGGAAATGACATATTTTCTACAGCAATTGCTGTTGCTCCTGTAACTTCTTGGCGTTTTTACGATTCTGTGTATACAGAACGTTACATGCAAACTCCGCAAGAAAATGCAAGTGGTTATGATGATAATTCGCCTATAAATTATGCTGATAAATTAGAAGGAAATTATTTATTAGTACATGGAACTGGAGATGATAATGTGCATGTTCAAAATAGTTTTAGAATGACAAATGCATTGATTGACGCCAACAAACAATTCGACCAATTTATAGTTCCAGACAGAACACACTCAATTTCAAGAGGAAAAAATATGCGTTTAAATTTATATACAAAAATGACTAATTTTGTAGAAGAGCATTTAATTAATACAACAACTAAATAA
- a CDS encoding peptide MFS transporter — MNTLVKKPHEKELMGHPVGLYVLFFVEMWERFSYYGMRAILTLYIAAPVIFGDPQSGFGWSNAETLSFYGTYTMFVYLTSIPGGWIADKFLGQKKAVMLGGILLCIGHGILAVDQQWAFFTGLIFIVIGVGFLKPNISTMVGGLYKTGDDRRDKGFYVFYIGINLGAFLGALLVGAVAAKWGWHYGFGLAGIGMALGQVVYMFGLKYLQGVGDFIGSKDSPNKDLLKKPLTKVEKDRMLVMFLSFLIIIVFWGAFEQAGGLMSLYTEQKTDRMLSFSLPLIGNEIPAAVFQSINAFFIIVLGTAVGSFWHKWKNKGKESSSIFKMAIGVIIMAFGFFFMSKAASEVVMSGDEVAEKSAMIWLVLAYLFHTIGELCASPVALSFITKLAPLKYASFMMGAYFAATGLGNKVAGFVGGLSENAGDFEVFTGIGVTCTIFGLLIIAILKPLKRLTHGAEDKKDKDDELTEGFELAEN; from the coding sequence ATGAATACTTTAGTAAAAAAACCACATGAAAAAGAGTTAATGGGACATCCTGTAGGATTATATGTGCTCTTTTTTGTTGAAATGTGGGAGCGATTTTCATATTATGGAATGCGTGCAATTTTAACTTTATACATTGCAGCTCCAGTAATTTTTGGAGATCCTCAATCTGGTTTTGGTTGGTCTAATGCAGAAACTCTTTCTTTTTATGGAACATATACCATGTTTGTTTATTTAACATCCATTCCTGGAGGTTGGATTGCTGATAAATTTCTGGGACAGAAAAAAGCGGTAATGTTAGGTGGAATTTTGTTATGTATTGGTCATGGTATTTTAGCTGTAGACCAACAATGGGCATTTTTTACAGGCCTTATCTTTATTGTAATTGGTGTTGGATTTTTAAAGCCAAATATTTCTACAATGGTTGGTGGTTTATACAAAACTGGTGATGATAGAAGAGATAAAGGTTTCTACGTTTTTTATATTGGTATCAATTTAGGTGCTTTTTTAGGAGCTTTACTTGTTGGAGCAGTTGCTGCAAAATGGGGTTGGCATTATGGTTTTGGTTTAGCAGGTATTGGAATGGCTTTAGGACAAGTTGTTTACATGTTTGGTTTAAAATATTTACAAGGTGTTGGAGATTTTATTGGTAGTAAAGATTCACCAAATAAAGATTTACTAAAAAAACCTTTGACAAAAGTTGAAAAAGACAGAATGTTAGTTATGTTTTTGTCTTTCTTAATAATCATTGTTTTTTGGGGTGCTTTTGAGCAAGCAGGAGGCTTAATGAGCTTATACACAGAACAAAAAACTGACAGAATGTTATCTTTTTCTTTACCTTTAATTGGTAATGAAATTCCAGCAGCTGTTTTTCAATCTATCAACGCATTTTTTATTATTGTTTTAGGAACAGCTGTTGGTAGTTTTTGGCATAAATGGAAAAACAAAGGAAAAGAATCTTCTTCTATCTTTAAAATGGCAATTGGTGTAATTATCATGGCTTTTGGTTTTTTCTTTATGAGTAAAGCTGCTTCTGAAGTTGTAATGAGTGGTGATGAAGTTGCTGAAAAATCTGCAATGATTTGGTTAGTTTTAGCATACTTATTCCATACAATTGGAGAGTTATGTGCTTCTCCAGTTGCATTATCTTTTATTACTAAATTAGCGCCTTTAAAATACGCTTCATTTATGATGGGAGCTTATTTTGCAGCTACTGGTTTAGGAAATAAAGTAGCAGGTTTTGTAGGTGGCCTTTCTGAAAATGCTGGAGATTTTGAAGTATTTACAGGAATTGGAGTTACTTGTACAATATTTGGACTGTTAATAATTGCCATTTTAAAACCATTAAAAAGACTTACTCATGGAGCTGAAGATAAAAAAGATAAAGATGATGAATTAACTGAAGGTTTTGAATTAGCAGAAAACTAA
- a CDS encoding thioredoxin family protein, with protein sequence MKKILLLFTLIAFSFGTKAQDKINWLSFEKAIELNKENPKPMLIDIYTDWCGYCKKMDKETYSNKVIINYINENFYAIKMDGEGKKDIIYKGNTFKYRKEGRTEYHELSAALMEGQLSYPTTIFMTEKEQMLQKIPGYLSKEKFEIILAYFKTNAYKDKEWADFEKDFKSNI encoded by the coding sequence ATGAAAAAAATACTTTTATTATTTACACTTATAGCTTTCAGTTTTGGCACTAAAGCACAGGATAAAATTAATTGGCTTTCTTTTGAAAAAGCAATTGAACTGAATAAAGAAAATCCAAAACCTATGCTAATTGATATTTATACAGATTGGTGTGGCTATTGTAAAAAAATGGATAAAGAAACCTACTCGAATAAAGTAATTATCAATTATATAAACGAAAATTTTTATGCCATAAAAATGGATGGAGAAGGCAAAAAAGACATTATTTATAAAGGCAATACTTTTAAATATAGAAAAGAAGGCAGAACAGAATATCATGAATTATCTGCTGCATTGATGGAGGGACAATTGTCTTACCCAACCACAATTTTTATGACAGAAAAAGAACAAATGCTGCAAAAAATTCCTGGATATTTATCAAAAGAGAAATTTGAAATTATTTTAGCTTACTTTAAAACAAACGCTTATAAAGATAAAGAATGGGCCGATTTTGAGAAAGATTTTAAAAGTAACATATAA
- a CDS encoding ComEC/Rec2 family competence protein, translating to MKKVLNYLPLHFILLLIVGILTQFYFNLWDFGFIKLLVTLISITILLFVIPQKIIRTFLAFCLFFFMEISAVFFNNDTNYKNYYQHAIKPQSSVILKVQKVLKPSAYHFKYEAIVLQVDTLKTKGKMLLNISKDSILNPLRVDELLYAKPAFVMINAPLNPHQFNYKFYLAKQGIHQQVFLEKEEFKSLGLDQFSLIGVAAKIRDKVQKALQKYNFKVDELAVLNALLLGQRQEISKDLIEDYSKAGAIHILAVSGLHVGILLLILSSLLKPLERLKNGRVLKTILIVLLLWMFAFVAGLSASVVRAVAMFTFLAIGLSFKRKNVILFSLITSMFFLLLFKPMFLFDVGFQLSYLAVFGIVWIQPKLYKVYKPRFKLDDKIWQLFTVSVAAQLGVLPLSLYYFHQFPGLFLLSNLLIIPFLGAILIGGIVIIILALTDFLPQFLAEIYGYIISLMNNFVSWISKQEQFLFTNISLSFLMMFVSYLAIIFGVHFMIKKSAKKLIYFLASLLIIQSVFLLENYQKKHKNEFIVFHKSRNSIIANRVGVKVFVNHDLDSLGIESTNAMVSYQVGENVKSTYSQEIPNILEFKNQSILIVDSLGIYNVKNLKNPIVILQYSPKINLERLIKTLQPNQIIADGNNYKSYINTWEKTCREQKTPFHQTGQNGAYILRE from the coding sequence ATGAAAAAGGTACTTAATTATTTACCCTTACATTTTATTCTGCTTTTAATTGTCGGAATTCTAACACAATTCTATTTTAATTTATGGGATTTTGGTTTCATAAAACTATTAGTAACACTTATATCAATTACAATATTACTTTTTGTAATTCCTCAGAAAATTATCAGAACTTTTTTAGCATTTTGCCTTTTCTTTTTTATGGAGATTTCAGCTGTGTTTTTTAATAACGATACAAATTATAAAAACTATTATCAACATGCTATAAAACCACAATCCTCTGTAATTTTAAAGGTTCAAAAGGTACTAAAACCTAGTGCATATCATTTTAAATATGAAGCAATAGTTTTGCAAGTTGATACACTGAAAACTAAAGGAAAAATGCTACTAAATATTTCAAAAGACAGCATTCTAAATCCTTTAAGGGTTGATGAATTATTGTATGCAAAACCAGCATTTGTAATGATAAATGCTCCTTTAAATCCACATCAATTTAATTATAAATTCTATCTAGCTAAACAAGGCATTCATCAACAAGTATTTTTAGAAAAAGAGGAGTTTAAAAGTTTAGGGTTAGATCAGTTTTCTTTGATTGGTGTTGCTGCAAAAATTAGAGATAAAGTTCAAAAAGCACTTCAAAAATATAACTTTAAAGTTGATGAATTAGCAGTATTAAACGCATTGTTATTAGGACAAAGACAAGAAATTTCCAAAGATTTAATTGAGGATTATTCAAAGGCAGGAGCCATCCATATTTTGGCAGTTTCTGGTTTGCATGTTGGTATCCTATTATTAATTTTATCAAGTTTGCTAAAACCTTTAGAAAGATTAAAAAACGGACGCGTTTTAAAAACAATACTCATTGTATTATTGTTGTGGATGTTCGCTTTTGTAGCAGGTTTATCAGCAAGTGTTGTAAGAGCAGTTGCTATGTTTACTTTTTTGGCGATTGGTTTGTCTTTTAAACGAAAAAATGTCATTTTATTTTCTTTGATAACATCGATGTTTTTCTTGTTACTTTTTAAACCAATGTTTTTGTTTGATGTTGGTTTTCAATTAAGTTATTTAGCAGTTTTTGGAATTGTTTGGATTCAACCAAAATTGTATAAAGTTTACAAACCAAGATTTAAATTAGATGATAAAATCTGGCAATTATTCACAGTTTCAGTTGCTGCTCAATTAGGCGTTTTACCTTTGAGTTTGTATTATTTTCATCAGTTTCCGGGTTTATTTTTGTTATCAAACTTATTGATAATTCCTTTTTTAGGAGCCATTTTAATTGGCGGAATTGTTATTATAATTTTAGCGCTCACAGATTTTCTTCCTCAATTTTTAGCGGAAATCTATGGGTATATCATCTCTTTAATGAACAATTTTGTAAGTTGGATTTCTAAACAGGAACAATTTTTGTTCACCAATATTTCACTTTCCTTTTTAATGATGTTTGTAAGCTATTTAGCAATTATTTTTGGAGTTCATTTTATGATAAAAAAATCTGCTAAAAAATTGATTTACTTTTTAGCTTCTCTATTAATTATTCAAAGTGTTTTCTTGTTGGAAAATTATCAAAAGAAACATAAAAACGAATTTATTGTTTTCCATAAAAGTAGAAATTCTATCATAGCAAATAGAGTAGGAGTAAAGGTATTCGTAAATCACGATTTAGATTCTTTAGGGATAGAAAGTACAAATGCGATGGTTTCTTACCAAGTTGGCGAAAATGTGAAATCAACATACAGCCAAGAAATTCCAAACATTTTAGAATTTAAAAATCAATCAATTTTAATAGTGGATAGTTTAGGGATCTATAATGTAAAAAATCTGAAAAATCCGATTGTTATTTTACAATATTCTCCAAAAATAAACTTAGAAAGATTGATAAAAACCTTGCAGCCAAACCAAATTATTGCAGATGGTAATAATTACAAAAGCTACATTAATACATGGGAAAAAACCTGTAGAGAACAAAAAACTCCATTTCATCAAACAGGACAAAATGGAGCTTATATTTTAAGGGAATAA
- a CDS encoding C40 family peptidase has protein sequence MKNSLFLLVFSFVLFSCGAKKNGVSNSRKPISKADKIVANALNYEGVKYKYGGTTKRGMDCSGVIYVAFGEENFQLPRVSREMAKEGKKIALKKVAKGDLLFFKTRKSYKNINHVGLVVSNKNGQIRFIHSTTSKGVIVSLLSQKYWAKAFVKATRVL, from the coding sequence ATGAAAAATAGTTTATTCCTTTTGGTTTTTTCGTTTGTATTATTTAGTTGTGGAGCAAAGAAAAATGGCGTTTCAAATTCAAGAAAACCAATTTCAAAAGCCGATAAAATTGTAGCAAACGCTTTAAATTATGAAGGTGTAAAATATAAATATGGAGGAACAACCAAAAGAGGAATGGATTGTTCTGGAGTAATTTATGTTGCTTTTGGCGAAGAAAATTTTCAATTACCAAGAGTTTCTCGTGAAATGGCTAAAGAAGGTAAAAAAATCGCTTTAAAAAAAGTAGCTAAAGGCGATTTGTTATTTTTTAAAACTAGAAAAAGTTATAAAAACATCAATCATGTTGGTTTGGTGGTTTCAAATAAAAATGGACAAATTCGTTTTATACATTCCACAACTTCAAAGGGTGTGATTGTCTCTTTATTGTCTCAAAAATACTGGGCAAAAGCATTTGTAAAAGCGACTAGAGTTTTGTAA
- the lpxB gene encoding lipid-A-disaccharide synthase: MKYYIIAGEASGDLHGSNLMKALYKEDPDADIRFWGGDLMEKVGGTLVFHYKDRAFMGFFEVVKNLPKALTLIKLCKKDIAEFNPDVLIFIDNSGFNLRIAKWAKLQGFKTNYYISPQVWASRASRVKDIKRDVDTLFVILPFEEEFYKKYNYKVEFVGHPLIDAIANREQVSVKDFRKKHDLGDQPIIALLPGSRQQEITKMLAVMLDMVDVFPDYKFVIAGAPSQDFSFYDTIIGNRKVSFINNKTYDLLSISTAAIVGSGTATLETALFKVPQVVCYKGSSISYQIAKRIVTLKYISLVNLIMDKEVVTELIQDDFTRINLKKELAKILETSHREKLFLEYFELEKKLGGVGASAKTAKLIVEGLKK, encoded by the coding sequence ATGAAATATTATATAATTGCAGGCGAAGCTTCAGGAGATTTGCATGGTTCAAATTTAATGAAAGCTTTATATAAAGAAGATCCAGATGCAGACATTCGTTTTTGGGGTGGAGATTTAATGGAGAAGGTTGGTGGTACTTTAGTTTTTCATTATAAAGATAGGGCTTTTATGGGCTTTTTCGAAGTTGTAAAAAACCTTCCTAAAGCTTTAACACTTATAAAACTTTGTAAAAAAGATATTGCCGAATTTAACCCAGATGTTCTTATTTTTATTGATAATTCTGGATTTAATTTAAGAATTGCGAAATGGGCGAAATTGCAAGGTTTTAAAACGAACTATTATATTTCTCCACAAGTTTGGGCAAGTAGAGCAAGCAGAGTTAAAGATATTAAAAGAGATGTTGATACCCTTTTTGTGATTTTACCTTTTGAGGAAGAATTTTACAAAAAATACAATTACAAAGTTGAGTTTGTTGGCCATCCTTTAATTGATGCAATTGCAAATAGAGAACAAGTTAGTGTTAAAGATTTTAGAAAAAAACACGATTTAGGTGATCAACCAATAATAGCTTTATTACCTGGAAGCAGACAGCAAGAAATAACAAAAATGCTTGCTGTTATGTTAGATATGGTAGATGTTTTTCCTGATTATAAATTTGTAATTGCTGGAGCTCCAAGTCAAGATTTTTCTTTTTATGATACGATAATTGGTAATAGAAAAGTTAGTTTTATCAACAATAAAACCTACGATTTATTATCAATTTCTACTGCAGCTATAGTTGGTTCTGGAACTGCAACTTTAGAAACAGCTTTGTTTAAAGTACCACAAGTTGTTTGTTATAAAGGAAGCTCAATATCGTACCAAATTGCTAAAAGAATTGTTACTTTAAAGTACATTTCTTTGGTGAATTTAATTATGGATAAAGAAGTGGTTACAGAATTAATTCAAGACGATTTTACAAGAATAAACCTTAAAAAAGAACTTGCTAAAATTTTAGAGACTTCTCATCGTGAAAAATTATTTTTAGAATATTTTGAACTTGAAAAAAAGCTAGGTGGAGTTGGAGCATCCGCAAAAACAGCAAAGTTAATAGTGGAAGGATTAAAGAAGTAA
- the surE gene encoding 5'/3'-nucleotidase SurE, whose translation MQERPLILVTNDDGITAPGIRALISIMNKIGEVVVVAPDSPQSGMGHAITVDNVLTCNPITIDDGPQLEYTCSGTPADCVKMAISEILNKKPDLCVSGINHGSNSSINVIYSGTMSAAIEAGIEGIPAIGFSLLDFKWHADFKQCEDFVKKITLNALLNGLPEGIVLNVNIPNLKKEEIKGTKICRQAMGVWKEIFDKRKSPFGKEYYWLSGEFVNRDKGQDTDVYALENGFISIVPVQFDLTAHHMIQKLNSWEL comes from the coding sequence ATGCAAGAAAGACCTTTAATTCTAGTGACTAATGATGATGGAATTACAGCTCCAGGAATTAGAGCACTTATAAGTATAATGAACAAAATTGGAGAAGTAGTTGTGGTTGCTCCTGATAGTCCACAAAGTGGAATGGGCCATGCAATTACTGTTGATAATGTTTTGACTTGCAATCCTATAACAATTGATGATGGACCACAATTAGAATATACTTGTTCTGGAACTCCTGCAGATTGTGTAAAAATGGCAATTAGCGAAATTTTAAATAAAAAGCCAGATTTGTGCGTTTCAGGTATTAATCATGGTTCAAACTCCTCTATAAATGTTATTTATTCAGGCACAATGAGTGCAGCAATTGAAGCTGGTATTGAAGGCATTCCTGCAATTGGTTTTTCGTTATTAGATTTTAAATGGCATGCAGATTTTAAACAATGTGAAGATTTCGTAAAAAAAATAACGCTAAATGCACTTTTAAATGGGTTGCCAGAAGGAATTGTTTTGAACGTAAATATTCCTAATTTAAAGAAAGAAGAAATAAAAGGAACTAAAATTTGCAGACAAGCAATGGGAGTTTGGAAAGAGATTTTCGACAAACGAAAAAGCCCTTTTGGTAAAGAATATTATTGGCTTTCTGGCGAATTTGTAAATAGAGATAAAGGACAAGATACAGATGTTTACGCTTTAGAAAATGGCTTTATATCTATTGTTCCTGTTCAGTTCGATTTAACAGCACATCACATGATTCAAAAATTAAACTCTTGGGAACTGTAA